Within Vigna unguiculata cultivar IT97K-499-35 chromosome 2, ASM411807v1, whole genome shotgun sequence, the genomic segment aataatagaataaagttTTCATCATGAACAATGGATAAATTCAGGTAACACAAAAAAGGAACCAAGACATTCAATGTATTTGTTACCTTGGTAAGCCCTTCATTTTCTCCTTCTGCAAACTCTAAGTTGAATGGTTactaagaaaaaagaaagagagaattaAACTAGTTGTAGTTTTTTGAGCTATATATATCTTTTCATTTTAactgatttttaaatatgacgtGCTTATGGGTTAAATTAGattattagatattattttacGGATTCAGTTAAAAAAGGTTAATTAATTCATgtgtttataaatttgaaactgAATTCAAGTAACTTAAAAATGCTATTATgttgaataaaaagaaagaaagaaaaggaaagaaaagtaATGCACCTTACGTGAGCCAACTCCATTGGGTGTTTTGATCTGTGACTAATAGCAAACCTTTGTCAGGAATCTTTGGTTTCATTTGAAATAATGGTGCATGAAATATAGTTGTGAATAATAGTCCCACCATTGCCACTAGTAGACATTGATAAATCAATTACCAATAACTTTCAACTGTTGGAATGAtacaaataacaatataatagcCAACTCATTAAGCtataactaattagctacaccTACACCATTTAGATCAGACATCATGGTGCAGAACTGTACAAGGTAAAATATGAGTGATGATAAGGGAGAAGGAGAAAGGgtttaaattataacaaattctaaaaaacctttatgatgataatgatgatgtTGATGAGAACTTTACAGGGAAATCTGAGTGTGAACTTTACACAGTGAGGTGAAACCTGCCCCTTAGACCTACCTTTTTACGAGAGAACATACATAAGCAAACCAACTCTGCATTTCCTTATTCGTGAAATCTCAACACTGTCTCGGTTTTATTTAATCTTGTCCAAACTATTTTTACCACACaccattttcatcaaatactttttttttagtaCCAAGTAATTAATGAGTggatttattttgaatttataattaatgataaagaatttgataaataaatatggtAAGCAGTGTGGCATGAAGCGGTTCCAAATAAATGCTTACGACCTTGAGGTGAGTAACAGTCAATTACAGTTTGTTTTGGCACCTAATTCTGATCACAGTACTTGCTTGGAACAGAGTTTGATCTTATCTATGAAATGAGTCATAAACCAAGTGTGAGAGTAGTTATACGTCATTAAGACATGCCCCAATTTGCTAATCTCAACAATAACTTCTCTAAAGTAACTTTGTGCCATTAGTGGTTAGAACCAGACCAGTCCACAATTATCCTTATCAATAACGCATTAACTTGGGTGTAGAAAAACAGTGTGGTGTggatatcatttttaaattataattcttttattgtttcatcacataaatataaaaaaagctACGGAAATAAAGAAGTGTTGTGTTAATATTAATAACGTTGGTGGTGGGTGAGTTAGTAGTATTTTTAGGTTGGGCATTTTCTTGGGAttgatgagaaaattaaaaaaagaaaaaacaaatatgtacCCAGCAGCGAATGGCCGTTATGGTATGGTATTGAATTGAATGACTAGAACCCAAACTAATAATGCATTGTTATGGTAATTAATGGATTGCAGAGGTGAAATGACGAATTGGCCCTTCTGCAGAGAAGGAGTGGTCTATGTCCTGAACATCACAATTTCCCACACCATTAATATCAATGGCCAACGAAATGGAGCCCACTACGGACGAACCAGATGATATGTATCAAAGTTGGCTCAGCAACTTAATGCCCAATCAGACTCACTGATTCCTGCACATTTCAACCAACCAATAATTTTTGTGTTAGTATTataagaaagtaaaaaataaaaaaggttggTTTGAATTGAAGAATGAATAATTGGGGGGTTTTGGTTTGTGGGAAAAGGGTAAAGTGACGAAGATTAAGGCGAAAGGGATGAAGGGGAGTAACCATGAATGAAGCTGTGTGCGTGCAAAGGGAGAGAGATGGAGACGCTTCTGGACCTCACACTGTTGCATGGGTCGGTGACCATAACGTGGGAATGAGACAGTGATGCACGATTCCAAGGAGGGAACCCGTTGACTTGTTACTGTAGTTAGAAACCTCCACTTGCCAGTTCCACATGTTAATCCCAACACCACCCCACTTTCACTTTACCCGGATAATAATATTCCCAACTATACCCAAAACCTTTTGTCTTTCTaccattttcacatttttattgtACACTATTGTGGACACAACCACAGATAGGGTGTTCAATTTAGAAGCAACACACAACCCTTTTTCTATTCACCTCGTCTTTTTTAGACTCTCCAAacagaaaaatagaaaattcacCTAGGTCACGACATGGATAAATACGTGGTGGTGAATGGAAATACAAAGAAGGAAAACAGGAACATGAAAACCCTCTCTCAATCTAATccatttcttcttcctctttcttcttttcttatcCTCCTTTTCCCTTTCTAATCATCTTTCATGTGCAAAGCCGTCTGTCCTCTATAACTACAATCCAATTCATCATCACCCCAATTCCTAAAGTCGCTttgagaagagtgtgagaatgGTTACTGGGTGGAGAAGAGCCTTCTGCACATCCATCCCCAAAGATACAGAACCCAAAGTCTTGACCGAGAGAAAACAACATTGCCACAACAATAACAACGACTCCAATCACAGTCCCAAAATCACTTCCAAGTTTGGATTTTTCTCAAACCCATCAACTCCCCGCTGCGAATCTCAGCCTCCTCCCACCCCTACCCTCCGGTGTCGAACCACCTCTTCAGTCCCTAACAGCCCAAAAATTCAATGCAAAACTCCAAGGTTGTTCCATAACTCAAACCCCTCCTCCCCCAAGTCACCATCCAGCTTCTCACTTTTCAAAGCCACTCTACGCCTATCCAAAGTAAGCAACAACAACAGTAATATGCCAAGATTGGTTTCTTCTTTTTAGCTTTTTCGTCTAGAACGCGATTCCTTGATTCTTAAGTAGTTTCATAAACCCAACGAATCATGTTATCCTTTTTAATCACCGCCTGACGGTTGAATTTGAATGGTTTGTCTTTTGCAGAGTCGATGTGGAATCTGTACGCAGAGTGTGAGGAGTGGGCAAGGAACCGCAATTTTCACGGCGGAATGCTCTCACACGTTCCACTTCCCTTGCATAGTGAAGAAGCACCCGATCCTAACCTGCCCCGTGTGCAACACTAGCTGGAAGGAACTTCCGGTGCTCTCCATCCACCACAACGACGATAACAACAAGAAAACCTTCAAAGTTTACAACGATGACGAACCTCTCATGTCTCCTACTTCACTCTCTCGTTTCAACCCCATTCCCGAGTCTGATAACGAGGAGGAAGAAGACAACAACAAAACAGAATTTCAAGGCTTCAACGTTGCTCCGCTTCCCAATTTATCTTCCTCGCCGGTAATCAGGAGGAACCTCGAGCTGTCGTTGCTGCCAGAGGCAGCCATTGTCGCAGCCAACCGAAACTACGAGACCTACGTTGTGGTTTTGAAGCTGAAGCCACCTCACGCTCCGAAACCGCCTCGTCGAGCTCCAATTGATCTGGTAGCCGTGCTCGACGTAGGCGGCGCCATGTCAGGCAACAAACTCCGCCTAATGAAAAACTCCATGCGACAAGTAATCTCATCGCTCCGCCCAACGGATCGTCTCTCGATCGTTGCATTCTCCGCCGGATCGAAGCGGTTGCTTCCGCTGCGGCGAATGACCGGCGGCGGCCAGAGATCGGCGCGTCGGATTGTCGACGCACTTGCCGCGATCGACCAGTCCCGAGAAGGAACTCCGGTGAAGAACGACGCCGTCAAAAAGGCCGCGAAGGTGCTCGAGGACCGCCGCGAGAAGAACGGTGTCGCGAGCATCATAGTCCTATCCGATATCCCCGAATCACGTGCCGGAAACAGTATTCACAAACCCTCGCTGGTGTCCACCACTCGCCTCTCGCACCTCGAAGTCCCAGTCCACGCGGTACGCCTGGGGGATTCTCCTCACGCGCTCTCCGACGACGCTCTCGCGAAATTCGTGGGTGGTTTATTGAGCGTGGTTGCTCAGGACGTTAGGATTCAGTTAGAGGTGGTGTCGCGATCGCGAGCAGTGGAGATCGCTGGCGTGTACTCATTAGCGGGTCGACCCGTTTCGCTTGGTTCCGGTTGGATCCGAATTGGGGATCTCTACGCAGAGGAGGAGAGAGAATTGTTGGTGGAACTGAAGGTGCCTGCCGCCTCCGCTGGGTCCCACCACGTTCTAACCGTACGATCCTCTTATCGGGACCCCCTTACTCGAGAGTCTTTGAATCCCGTTGAGCAGGCAATGCTCGTTCCTCGTCCCCACACCGTACGATCCTCCTGCCCCAAGATCGAACGCTTACGAAACCTCCACGTCACCGCCAGAGCCGTAGCCGAGTCTACACGGCTCGCCGAACACAACGATCTCTCTGGGGCTCATCATCTGCTCTCCTCGGCTCGAGCCCTTCTAATTCAATCCAGTAAGCCGGAAGAGGAGTTCCTGCGCTGGCTCGAAGCGGAGCAAGCCGAGCTTCAGCGGCGCAGACAGAGGCCAATGCGTATTAACAGTCGCGCCGAAGAAAAAGTAGAGCCGCTTACGCCGACTTCGGCTTGGCGAGCCGCTGAGCGGCTGGCTAAAGTTGCTATTATGAGGAAGTCTATGAACAGAGTTAGCGACTTGCATGGATTTGAGAATGCGAGATTTTAGTTGtaattttgatttgaattttttaaatataatattgtgcatagataaaaaaaaatatattaatagagaATTGTTTCGCAAAAATTGAAATGATCCTGACCCAGGCAATGATAATAGGGACAAGGGGGTTCAGACGCGTAGAGGCTTTCTGGGTAAGAAAGGATGCGATAGCGATGGCAAAGTGAACCCACTTGAGTTCATTCACCACTGTgcctgtttcttctcttctgtcCTCTCTTACTTCTTCTTCCCCTTTTCATTTTCGATAACCCCAAATCTCATCTCTGCAATTAATCACCTCCATCCAAACAGTATCCACAgaataatcatttttaaaatagttcCTTATTTGTTCTCAAAAGACCAATTAATAATACACACAGTTGGTGGGTCTAATCAAACCCAATACGTTAAAATTAATAGTACACTTTGTTTGGTTGCATGAGCTGTTAGGGTGTATTAATAAGGCTATAGAAGCAGAAGGTTGGGGCCCTGTACTCGTTACTGCTTAGATGTCCACACAATGGATAATGCCATGCAAGTGCTTCCCCATTACTTAACTTGTCATTATTTGGCATCAATCTTTTCGGGTATGTTTGCTTTCAAAATTCTATCCAAACCCAATGCATGTGCCATCTTCTTCGCTAATCTCACACTCTATGGAATCTTCACTACTTTTCCCAAAATTCTTTCtacaaaaaatatctaatttatcaAGTAAGCAACTTTTGATAAAATATGAGTAATGATACTGTAATTTTACACTAACTCTGAATATATATGTTATCAACATTTCagaaaagaaatcatatttggtttaaaataaacaaatatattctGAGATGTGAAATGATGTAATTGAAATAATGTGTGAAACATCTTGCGGATGAATGAAAAACCTTGTCTGGATTTACCGTGGTGCTCTCATATGCAGAGCACTAGCTGGTGGGGTTTTGCTTCCATGGTGCCAAACAAGTTCTTCCATATGCAAAGTTATGTTTTGCAAGCAGGATCATGACGGTGCCATACCAAACAAGCACTTCCAAGATGAAAAGTTATGGTGCACGACTATGATCATGACGTGTGGGAGAAAGTAACCCCTCCTTTTGGTAAATCACAAGACCCTATTATTTTTCCAATCCTTGAAAAAGGAAATACATGAACACACTTGCTTCAGGAATAATAACAAACTCAAATCTTTGAATACTTTCCGATTTGTATGTATTCTCTCTTTTCTCCTCAGCCTTTTATTTTATACACAAAGTGTGGATTTCTCAGTTTGCTTACATGTAGCATATAACTTTAGAATGAAAATGATTTGGCTTGTTGTGAGTAGTGGCACGTGTGAGAACTTTATCTTTTTTGAAGAATAGAAACAGACAAATCATAAGATGGTGCGTCAAATCATGAATGCTATTCTGTCAGCAACGAATTTATGTTGGTGACTTGATATGCGATTTTCGGGATCCTAGATCTCTGTGCTTGCAAACCCCATCCCAAACTAGCTTAGCCACACCCAAAAAAAGTAagcttattatattttttccaaacaaaaacaactaTGCATGTTAATTTCGTTAATAACTCCTTCACCATTTTTTGGTTCTAACCACCTCATCTAGTCAAAAACATTATAAGATAAATCAAAATACCTGAAGCAAACCATATATACTTCAATGGGGTGGCTGCATGGACTCAATAATTGGACCTACGAATTATTAACATGATAGCTATCATTTCCCCTTTAACCCTAAGCTTTTGTGCATGTTTTAACTGAGAGTATCTTCATTAAGTGAGAGCAAGGTAAAAACTTTGCATCGATCCTTATCTTAAACGAATATCTTTATCCTCtgttatatagtttttttaataactcATCATATAAATAACTGAATTTTGTAGTTGATGGTGATTGCCACTCTTGGGTGCAACAAAGTTGGACTGTGCTACGTGTTGTAAAAGGTGTAGAGAAAGAGGTTTTGGCCTTTAGGCAAGACATGAAGCCTAAATGTGtgtgaaagagagaaaagagaatgagaaaattgatgatgatgaagacgAAATTTAGGTTGGGAGAGGTCCCCTTCGATGCACTTGCTCAAAATTCTAGTCTTTTGGTTGGACCAGTGGTCGTTTCCTCTCACTTTTGGAGGATACTGAGGAACTCCTTAATTTGCGCACACTTTTAGAACCCTTTTTAAGTGGTGCTCATGAGTGCTTCCCGTTACTTCTTACTTTAATCTTTGCTTCTTAAATTTTCTATTATGTAAATCCCAAAACGGGCACATTCTTAGCTTCTGCATCTAACCATACATGTTTCACCACAAGGACACTATACAATGAACAAGTAACGTTGTGGGGataataagtttttttcttcctcACCAATGATCGAACTTGCATGGTTTTACTTTTGGAAGCCAAATCCTGTTCACTCTGTGAGATCCAAAACAACGTGAAGTTGGCCTGGATTTGCTTCTACCAAATGCTGTCAATTTTTCAAGAGGAAACTTTACATGCAAGTAGTTCAGTATTTTCATGGTGTCTTCAAATGTatgctacttttttttttcaagtttagtTCTTCTATGTTTTAATCTTTCCTCTTATGATTGTTTGTTACATGCACTTTTCTTTTGGCACtgttttcctctcttttttctATCATAGATATGAAAAAAGACAAATTTGCTAAAAAGTATGAAAGGGATTGGGAAAAACCGACAAACAGTACTAATAGCAATGCCCGAACGTGATTGGTCAAGCTTCATTTTTCTCTTAGCttttttgttttactatttactcACTAACAAGTTGATTTTGCTAACAACAAAGGTGAGTTTGTTGCGAAGAATTTGGATCGATTCTCACATAACCCATCTTTTAAAAAGGGCAAGAAATATTGAGTATGATTAAGTCTACAATCGAGAGTCAACAATCATAATTACAAGGGTAAGAAAAAAGggttttttttctctataattTATAGTGAAACTCTTTGGTAATTTGATATGAATTGCCAATCCCCCAAAAAAGTTATGATTTTTGGTTGACACAAAGTATCGAAATCACGTACACCACAGTGCAAGATTCGGCCTATGAGCCATTGGCCATTTCTTCCTCCTGTATCACCTTAATATTTATCTGCACCTCCATAAAACTTTGTATTTtggaataaaaaattgtattttgaattatataatttaaaatataaaataaaaaatacattttggataataaattttaaagtaaaaaatgtatattctATAGtacaaaatctaaaatataaaaattaattagaatgCAGAAAGAAATACATGTGCAGGAAGAAGTTTTCTGAGTAAGTCTTTCTTCCTgtacctccaaaatttcttctacactTCCAAAAAAGATTTAAATCACAAACATATCCTTTAACTATTTAAGTGTAGTCATGCACATCATACTCCAAAATTACTTTTGGTTGTCGACTTATAGTGAATAATATTTTCAGAAGTCAAAATATTTAACAGGAAATcaactttcggaagtcaaaatatattaccggaagttgatttccggaagtcaaaatatattaccaaaactcgactttcggaagtcaaaatataccGGAAATCGACTTCTAGTGAAGAATACTTCtggttatatattttgactttcggaaatCGAGATCCGAAAATAATTTTGGGGATGTGATGTGCATGGCTTCACTTAAAAGATCAAAGGgtgtttttgtgatttaaactttttttggaggtgtagaataaattttgaaactaCACGAAGAGAGACCCAAAAAAAATCAGTTCTTACCTTATGGTAAAGGTCATTTCTTTCTGCAATTCTTTAATTTAAACATACAGCCCCATAAATTTATGTATGTTGGAATGTACATTATAAAATACGatcttttgtattttgaatGGTGTATTccagaatataaaataaaaaatgcattcaaaatttcataaaatggaATAGAAATGTTTTAAATCCTACAATTTAGaatacaaattttgtattttggttATACTTTctagaataaagaaaattatatttcttcacgttgtatattcttttataatataaaaaaaatctaaattatatatttcagaatacaaaatttatattttaaacataaatcaaaatacaaaaatttatgaGGACGCGGGAAGAAGTGTAGGATGGTGCTTGAAGAAACTTCTTAGTGTAGATATTTGTTTGGGCTAATCTCAATTCGCAAGAACTTGGAGCTTGGTACTTTTTATTCTCAACTCTTCCATGTGCGTTTTTTCATATGGTACTTCTTTCTGCACCTTTCtgtttttcttcttgcacccccaacaaaattttaattcccAAACTACCTTTCATAAAAAATGTAGTAAAATGTTTAGGATTCATACAAAAGGGTGGTGACCACTTCTATCAGCCTTTAAGATtcggagaaaaagaaaaaataaatgagtgGGTGGATGGGAAAGGAAAATAGGTGACTTTATCTGTAGAGAAAAGAACgatgaataaaaattaacttcatAAACTTTGCATGACACATGTTAATGTATTTTTAGCTTTTAGTAATATCATTTctaaatattgttataaattatccaaattttaGTGTCGCTTTTGCTAAAATCAAATAACCAActgaaaagtattttaaaatatgtcaattttgtcaaattttcaaaattgatcACGAAGATTTCGTGACTAATACTTCACCGATATatgttgacaaaaaaaatagtagttTCTGACCTTaggtttttatttgtttcttcttttcaaagatctttttaaaaagtaaaaaagaacatatttagtaaaattaattttcgaAACTATTTAAAACAATATCTATAATCTAGAAATAAAAATTCCGTATTGTTCTTTATTACTCGTTCAATCCttctacttaaaaaaaaaaaaaattccacacCAACTTTCATGTGGGGTGTGTTGACTGTGAGAGATCAATTTACATGCCAAATTGGGTATGAActgtataaataatattaaataatgatatatatatatatatatatatatatatatatatatatatatatatatatatatatatatattatttaaagacACCTACATATGAAACATTTTCCAGCAATATTGCACCAAACACCACCAAAGTTTTGTACACGTCAATTGGTTACGTGTGTGTAATTATGCATGTTTCCAATTAGTGAGGAATTCGAAAAAATACTGATAATTTGacatctttaaaaaatataattaatttataattacttataTGCTATCCTATTAATTCTAAATACTACAATTGCAAAACTATGTTGTTAGCTATTATCTTAATAAAAGATgggtttttaaaatattatagttttcaaaaatatcttcTTTTATTCGAAAATTGCATTTGCAAATTGATGATGTTACCATGAACCTTGCTTgcattgaatgaaaaaggtgaCCATTCTTCCACTGTTAATGATCATATTGCATTTTCACGGATATCCACCAACCAAGTTGTgagtttactttttttctttcttcacacccttaattaacaataatttgGTGCACATTCAGCcaataaataagatattttatatcATCTTAGTTTATAGCTGTCAATACTCATACATAAACCAGATTTACCAAATATATGATCTTGAGATAATactgttatatttaaatatttttataatcattaaattcaaatttttttcgaTAGGaagtataaaagatatttgaaattttcctatttaataattaagagaattgataaaaatatatataatttagggttaattatgtttttcgtccccCTACTATTAGTGGTTTTTGGTTTTAGTCCCCCATCTAACGATTGATCCATTTCAGTCTCTCACCTTTTAAATTGCATGGAATTGGTCCCTGATTTTAAACTCCGTTAGATTGAATTGACACCTGGCTAACGGATGGCCACGTAAGGATCCCGTTTAAGGCTTTCTCTTCAATTACAATATTATGCACGTTTGGGGGTATGTTATGAAACCCTAAAATTGGATAAATTTGAGAAACAGCGGATTGCACGTAGAGGATTGGAAATCGCATCGAACGTGTGTGGGTGTGGGGAGAATAGCGGATTGCACCCTAAAACAGTGATGAATAGCGGAACCAAAGGATTTGATTGTACGCAGAGGAGTAGTGGTTCGAAAATATGGCGAAGTTGTGCGTCCTCTTCAGAAATGGCATCGAAAGTGTGTGGGTGTGGGGAGAAATTGTTGCTTCTAAAGGCAAGTACTGTGAAGAACAAAGGCAGATTattttggaggtgtaggaatTGGGCTGTAAGTGAGAAATTCCTTAAGTTATTTTCGACCTTCATTTGCTTTTCTTTGTAATCGTTTCCTTTTCTGTGCAGTCGAATTccaattgtaattattttgaatgGGTTAATGAGTCGGAATCAACGTTTGAAGGGAAAGACTCTGAACTGGAATCGAGCGGAGGAAAAACTGTTGAAGAAGACAAAGTTTGTTGCTTagaaaaggaggaaaaggacAAAGTGATAATGGagttgataaagaaaaatgacaagCTGAAGAAGAAATTGCAACAAGAGAAGAACATTGGAAAATTTCTTCAACTTTTATTCGTTTTTTCGTGGGTTGCAACTGTTGTTGTGGTTATTATGGTGTTGTTG encodes:
- the LOC114173887 gene encoding probable E3 ubiquitin-protein ligase EDA40 — protein: MVTGWRRAFCTSIPKDTEPKVLTERKQHCHNNNNDSNHSPKITSKFGFFSNPSTPRCESQPPPTPTLRCRTTSSVPNSPKIQCKTPRLFHNSNPSSPKSPSSFSLFKATLRLSKSRCGICTQSVRSGQGTAIFTAECSHTFHFPCIVKKHPILTCPVCNTSWKELPVLSIHHNDDNNKKTFKVYNDDEPLMSPTSLSRFNPIPESDNEEEEDNNKTEFQGFNVAPLPNLSSSPVIRRNLELSLLPEAAIVAANRNYETYVVVLKLKPPHAPKPPRRAPIDLVAVLDVGGAMSGNKLRLMKNSMRQVISSLRPTDRLSIVAFSAGSKRLLPLRRMTGGGQRSARRIVDALAAIDQSREGTPVKNDAVKKAAKVLEDRREKNGVASIIVLSDIPESRAGNSIHKPSLVSTTRLSHLEVPVHAVRLGDSPHALSDDALAKFVGGLLSVVAQDVRIQLEVVSRSRAVEIAGVYSLAGRPVSLGSGWIRIGDLYAEEERELLVELKVPAASAGSHHVLTVRSSYRDPLTRESLNPVEQAMLVPRPHTVRSSCPKIERLRNLHVTARAVAESTRLAEHNDLSGAHHLLSSARALLIQSSKPEEEFLRWLEAEQAELQRRRQRPMRINSRAEEKVEPLTPTSAWRAAERLAKVAIMRKSMNRVSDLHGFENARF